In Duganella zoogloeoides, a single genomic region encodes these proteins:
- the aroQ gene encoding type II 3-dehydroquinate dehydratase: MKQAILVLNGPNLNLLGRREPGVYGAHTLADVEGLCRNACALHGYTLDFRQSNHEGVLIDWLHQAGAAQASGALAGVVFNAGAYTHTSVALHDAIKGAQVKVIELHITNVHAREPFRHHSYLAPAVYGVMAGFGVQGYALAIAALAAGPPASHSDVK; the protein is encoded by the coding sequence ATGAAGCAGGCCATCCTGGTCCTGAACGGACCCAACCTCAATCTGCTGGGCCGGCGCGAGCCCGGCGTGTACGGCGCGCACACGCTGGCCGATGTCGAAGGCTTGTGCCGCAACGCCTGCGCGCTGCACGGCTACACGCTGGATTTCCGCCAGTCCAACCACGAAGGGGTGCTGATCGACTGGCTGCACCAGGCCGGCGCCGCGCAGGCCAGTGGCGCACTGGCCGGTGTGGTGTTCAACGCCGGCGCGTACACCCACACGTCGGTGGCGCTGCACGACGCCATCAAGGGCGCGCAGGTCAAGGTGATCGAGCTGCACATCACCAACGTGCATGCGCGCGAGCCGTTCCGCCATCACTCGTACCTGGCGCCAGCGGTATACGGCGTGATGGCCGGCTTTGGCGTGCAGGGCTATGCGCTGGCGATTGCGGCGCTGGCAGCAGGGCCGCCTGCCAGCCACAGCGACGTGAAATAA
- a CDS encoding porin: MRQQLCLVAALAGSAMPAPALAQGQTTLYGNIDEYVGYIRSSSGASIIGLNDGAILRSRLGVRGGEDLGGGNQFKFTLEQGFATDSGVMADSSRLFDRQAWIGLAGPYGEWRIGRQNTEIFMAGGAIDYTERTTFGSLFNSFGIPSRYDNDLYYKSPRLQGAQLTLHYALPENAGRADNGPVVQAMLDWQGARWRAGYVGLAARPDSATATVRNRIVYHNVYVNYQYGKGKVYLALGRSNNNTASANGLNTAAILSNISSPNNYFAGTDLNAARYYNLAQVSADYRLGPQLRVGALYGVLHDTSGGGASARGFNVGGYYDLSRRSQLYAFASRLTNDRNAGFRFSGSAGPSANLAGADVNGQKLTGLQIGILHKF; the protein is encoded by the coding sequence ATGAGACAGCAGCTATGCCTGGTGGCAGCGCTGGCGGGCAGCGCCATGCCCGCGCCAGCCCTGGCCCAGGGCCAGACCACGCTGTACGGCAATATCGATGAATACGTGGGCTACATCCGCAGCAGCAGCGGCGCCAGCATTATCGGCCTGAACGACGGCGCCATCCTGCGCAGCCGCCTCGGTGTGCGCGGCGGCGAAGACCTCGGCGGCGGCAACCAGTTCAAGTTCACGCTGGAACAGGGCTTTGCCACCGACAGCGGCGTGATGGCCGACAGCAGCCGCCTGTTCGACCGCCAGGCCTGGATCGGCCTGGCCGGCCCGTACGGCGAATGGCGCATCGGCCGCCAGAACACGGAAATCTTCATGGCCGGCGGCGCCATCGACTACACCGAGCGCACCACGTTCGGCTCGCTGTTCAACAGCTTCGGCATCCCTTCGCGCTACGACAACGACCTGTATTACAAGTCGCCGCGCCTGCAAGGCGCCCAGCTGACGCTGCACTACGCGCTGCCGGAAAACGCGGGGCGCGCCGACAACGGCCCGGTGGTACAAGCCATGCTGGACTGGCAGGGAGCACGGTGGCGGGCCGGCTACGTGGGCCTGGCCGCCCGGCCCGACAGCGCCACCGCCACCGTGCGCAACCGCATCGTCTATCACAACGTGTACGTCAACTACCAGTACGGCAAGGGCAAGGTGTACCTGGCGCTGGGCCGCAGCAACAACAATACCGCCAGCGCCAACGGCTTGAACACCGCGGCCATCCTCAGCAATATCAGCAGTCCGAACAATTATTTTGCCGGCACCGACCTCAACGCCGCGCGCTATTACAACCTGGCGCAGGTCTCGGCCGACTACCGCCTCGGCCCGCAGTTGCGCGTGGGGGCGCTGTACGGCGTGCTGCACGACACCTCGGGCGGCGGCGCCAGCGCGCGCGGCTTTAATGTCGGCGGCTATTACGACCTGTCGCGGCGCAGCCAGCTCTACGCGTTCGCCAGCCGGCTGACCAACGACCGCAACGCCGGCTTCCGTTTCAGCGGCTCGGCCGGACCGTCGGCCAACCTGGCCGGCGCCGACGTCAATGGACAAAAACTGACCGGTCTGCAGATCGGCATCTTGCACAAGTTCTGA
- a CDS encoding MFS transporter, with the protein MSTATAQARQQAAAAAPASQHSPRKAALASWIGSAVEYYDFFIYGTAAALVFGKIFFPAFDPATAAIAAFATFGVAYITRPIGAVMLGHIGDKYGRKKVLTFTLLLMGVSTFLVGLLPTYSQAGILSPIMLVVLRMLQGISAAGEQAGANSMTLEHAPPHRRAFFTSFTLSGTQAGLILATLVFLPISALPEEQLLSWGWRIPFFLSAIVVVVGFWVRRTLPETPAFQEESKQQEDDRLPLTVLLQQHKANLVRVIFAALVSVISTIFSVFTLSYAVNTVHLPRSTMLTVLVLANLVALGAIPLFAALSDRIGRRPVFIFGALGSAALAWPYMWAISTSNIPLIFVFGLLLSGVVYSAANGVWPAMYGEMFSTRVRLSGMAIGTQIGFALGGFAPTISAAILRPDDPIGWVPVAAFVTCTSIISAFAVFTARETCRVPMQDLGKN; encoded by the coding sequence ATGTCGACCGCAACCGCACAGGCCAGGCAGCAAGCTGCTGCCGCCGCCCCCGCTTCTCAACATTCACCGCGCAAAGCGGCACTGGCCAGCTGGATCGGCAGCGCCGTGGAGTACTACGACTTTTTCATTTACGGCACCGCTGCCGCGCTGGTGTTCGGCAAGATCTTCTTTCCCGCGTTTGATCCGGCCACTGCGGCCATCGCCGCCTTCGCCACGTTTGGCGTGGCCTATATCACGCGCCCGATCGGCGCCGTCATGCTCGGCCACATCGGCGACAAATACGGCCGCAAGAAGGTGCTCACGTTCACGCTGCTGCTGATGGGCGTATCGACCTTCCTGGTCGGCCTGCTGCCCACCTACAGCCAGGCCGGCATCCTGTCGCCCATCATGCTGGTGGTGCTGCGCATGTTGCAAGGCATCTCCGCTGCCGGCGAACAGGCCGGCGCCAACTCGATGACGCTCGAACACGCGCCACCGCACCGCCGCGCCTTCTTTACCAGCTTTACGCTCAGCGGCACCCAGGCCGGCCTGATCCTGGCCACGCTGGTCTTCCTGCCGATTTCCGCACTGCCGGAAGAGCAGCTGCTGTCGTGGGGCTGGCGCATCCCGTTCTTCCTCAGCGCCATCGTGGTGGTGGTCGGTTTCTGGGTGCGCCGCACGCTGCCGGAAACCCCGGCCTTCCAGGAAGAGTCCAAGCAGCAGGAAGACGACCGCCTGCCGCTGACCGTGCTCCTGCAGCAGCACAAGGCCAACCTGGTGCGGGTGATCTTTGCCGCGCTGGTCTCGGTGATCAGCACCATCTTCAGCGTGTTTACGCTGTCGTACGCGGTCAATACCGTGCACCTGCCGCGTTCGACCATGCTGACGGTGCTGGTGCTGGCCAACCTGGTGGCGCTCGGTGCGATCCCGCTGTTTGCGGCGCTGTCCGACCGCATCGGTCGCCGCCCCGTGTTCATCTTCGGCGCACTCGGTTCGGCAGCGCTGGCGTGGCCGTATATGTGGGCCATCAGCACCTCCAACATTCCGCTGATCTTCGTGTTCGGCCTGCTGCTGTCGGGCGTGGTGTACAGCGCCGCCAACGGCGTGTGGCCGGCGATGTACGGCGAAATGTTCAGCACCCGCGTGCGCCTGTCAGGCATGGCGATCGGCACCCAGATCGGCTTCGCGCTCGGCGGCTTCGCCCCGACCATCAGCGCCGCCATCCTGCGCCCGGACGATCCGATAGGCTGGGTGCCGGTGGCGGCGTTCGTCACCTGCACCTCGATCATTTCGGCCTTCGCCGTCTTCACCGCGCGCGAGACTTGCCGGGTGCCGATGCAGGACCTCGGGAAAAATTGA
- a CDS encoding NADP-dependent oxidoreductase, which yields MQALILTAYGKTGALALAEVARPVAAPGEILVQVHAAGLNPVDNAIVRGEFKPLLKFELPAVMGSDLAGVVVEVGAGVTRFKVGDAVFASVFDTGRGALAEFAAVPEHAAAHKPANLDFVQAASIPMVGLTAWQSFHEHALVKPGQQVFIPAGSGGIGSFAIQLAKQMGARVATTTSTANVALVRSLGADEVIDYKQQDFTQVLSDYDVVLGTVKGDGLAQALGIVRPGSKVVSLIGPPTAEFARQRGMNVVFRCVMGLLSRKIRGLAGQRGAAYSFMFVRPDGAQLAAIGQLLETGAIRPVIDQVYPFAQAREALAYLDQGRARGKVVVRTAPAP from the coding sequence ATGCAAGCACTCATTCTGACAGCCTATGGCAAGACCGGCGCCCTGGCGCTGGCCGAGGTGGCCCGCCCGGTGGCCGCGCCCGGCGAGATCCTGGTGCAAGTCCACGCGGCCGGCCTCAATCCGGTCGATAACGCAATCGTCAGGGGCGAATTCAAGCCGCTGCTCAAGTTCGAGCTGCCTGCCGTGATGGGCAGCGATCTGGCCGGGGTAGTGGTGGAGGTAGGCGCCGGCGTGACCCGGTTCAAGGTGGGTGATGCAGTGTTTGCCAGCGTGTTCGACACTGGCCGTGGTGCGCTGGCCGAGTTCGCTGCCGTGCCCGAACACGCAGCCGCCCACAAGCCCGCCAACCTCGACTTCGTGCAGGCAGCATCGATCCCGATGGTGGGGCTCACCGCGTGGCAATCGTTCCACGAGCATGCGTTGGTCAAGCCGGGGCAGCAGGTGTTCATCCCGGCCGGCTCGGGCGGCATCGGCTCGTTTGCCATCCAGCTGGCCAAACAGATGGGGGCCCGCGTGGCCACCACCACCAGCACCGCCAACGTGGCGCTGGTGCGCAGCCTCGGGGCTGATGAAGTGATCGACTACAAGCAGCAGGATTTCACCCAAGTGCTGAGCGACTACGACGTGGTGCTGGGCACGGTGAAGGGCGATGGACTGGCGCAGGCGCTGGGCATCGTCCGACCGGGCAGCAAGGTCGTCTCGCTGATCGGCCCGCCCACCGCCGAATTTGCCCGCCAGCGCGGCATGAACGTGGTGTTCCGTTGCGTGATGGGCCTGCTCAGCCGCAAGATCCGGGGCCTGGCCGGGCAACGCGGCGCCGCTTATTCCTTCATGTTCGTGCGTCCGGACGGCGCCCAGTTGGCCGCCATCGGCCAGCTGCTGGAAACGGGCGCCATCCGTCCCGTGATCGACCAGGTTTATCCGTTCGCCCAGGCCAGGGAGGCGCTGGCCTACCTGGACCAGGGGCGGGCCAGGGGCAAGGTGGTGGTGCGGACGGCGCCGGCACCGTAG
- a CDS encoding alkene reductase, with protein MIFEPFALRGIQLSNRVVMSPLTRSRSIGNIPSSLVSEYYAQRATAGLIITEGTSPSPNGLGYPRIPGLFNREHVAGWRLVTDAVHAQGGKIVVQLMHTGRVSHIDNLPAGATVMGPSSAVCPGEMQVDGRGPLPHTAPRAMTEDDIAATVQEYADAARLAIEAGFDGVELHAANGYLLEQFLNANINLRTDGYGVTAEGRNRFVLEVARAAVAAIGADRVGIRLSPYGVVNAAGAYDGVDEQYIELVAELSRLGLLYVHVLDHSAMGTPPVPAGIKAALRAAFDGPFIAAGGFDKTSAEQALTGGQADLVAFGRPFIANPDLVERLHRDAPLNAPDPATFYTPGAKGYTDYPTLAN; from the coding sequence ATGATTTTCGAACCGTTCGCCCTGCGCGGCATCCAATTGTCCAACCGCGTGGTGATGTCGCCACTGACCCGCAGCCGCTCCATCGGCAACATTCCCAGCAGCTTGGTGTCCGAGTACTACGCCCAGCGCGCCACGGCCGGCCTGATCATCACCGAAGGCACATCGCCGTCGCCCAACGGCCTCGGCTACCCACGGATTCCCGGCCTGTTCAATCGCGAACACGTGGCCGGCTGGCGCCTGGTGACCGACGCCGTGCATGCGCAGGGCGGCAAGATCGTCGTGCAGTTGATGCACACGGGCCGCGTCAGCCACATCGACAACCTGCCCGCCGGCGCCACGGTGATGGGGCCGTCTTCCGCAGTGTGCCCCGGCGAAATGCAGGTCGACGGCAGGGGGCCGTTGCCGCACACGGCGCCGCGGGCCATGACCGAGGACGACATCGCCGCCACGGTGCAGGAGTATGCCGACGCCGCGCGCCTGGCGATCGAGGCCGGCTTCGACGGCGTCGAACTGCACGCGGCCAATGGCTACCTGCTTGAACAATTCCTCAACGCCAATATCAACCTGCGCACCGACGGCTACGGCGTGACCGCCGAAGGACGCAACCGCTTCGTGCTGGAAGTGGCGCGCGCGGCAGTGGCCGCGATTGGCGCCGACCGCGTGGGCATACGCCTGTCGCCTTACGGCGTGGTCAATGCCGCTGGCGCCTATGACGGCGTTGACGAACAATACATTGAGCTGGTGGCGGAACTGTCGCGGCTGGGCCTGCTGTACGTGCATGTGCTCGACCATTCGGCGATGGGCACGCCGCCCGTACCTGCCGGCATCAAGGCTGCCTTGCGCGCCGCCTTCGATGGCCCGTTCATCGCTGCCGGCGGCTTCGACAAAACCAGCGCCGAGCAGGCGTTGACAGGTGGCCAGGCCGACCTGGTGGCCTTTGGCCGCCCGTTCATCGCCAATCCCGACCTGGTCGAGCGCCTGCACCGCGACGCCCCGTTGAACGCCCCCGATCCGGCCACGTTCTACACGCCCGGCGCCAAGGGGTACACTGATTACCCGACCTTGGCGAACTGA
- a CDS encoding SDR family NAD(P)-dependent oxidoreductase, whose amino-acid sequence MSVTAHSSRNIAVITGASSGIGAVYADRFAARGYDLVLVARRADRLQTLAASLTEKHGVQVTPLVADLATTAGQDSVADVLATNPAVSVLVNNAGIARLAPLAASTPDDVSSQLTLNITALTRLTYAVLPAFKQRNAGLIINVASVLGLHSLPISAVYSGTKAFVVALTRGIEHELAETGVKVQAVLPAATATELWDPSGVPLAALAPESVMAADALVDAALFGLDQGETLTLPSVADAALIEQYETARVTLFASAQTGTVAPRLLPA is encoded by the coding sequence ATGTCAGTTACCGCTCACAGCAGCCGCAACATCGCCGTCATCACCGGCGCCTCGTCCGGCATCGGCGCCGTCTATGCCGACCGTTTTGCCGCCCGCGGCTACGATCTGGTGCTGGTCGCGCGTCGCGCCGACCGCCTGCAGACCCTGGCTGCCAGCCTCACTGAAAAACACGGCGTGCAGGTCACGCCGCTGGTCGCCGACCTGGCCACCACGGCAGGGCAGGACAGCGTGGCCGACGTGCTGGCCACCAATCCTGCCGTGAGCGTGCTGGTCAACAACGCCGGCATCGCCCGCCTGGCGCCGCTCGCTGCCAGCACGCCGGACGATGTGTCCTCGCAACTGACCCTGAACATCACCGCGCTCACCCGCCTGACCTATGCCGTGCTGCCCGCCTTTAAACAGCGCAACGCCGGCCTGATCATCAACGTCGCCTCGGTGCTGGGCCTGCATTCGTTGCCGATTTCCGCCGTCTACAGCGGCACCAAGGCGTTCGTGGTGGCCTTGACGCGCGGCATCGAGCACGAGCTGGCCGAGACCGGCGTCAAGGTGCAGGCCGTGCTGCCGGCCGCCACCGCTACCGAGCTGTGGGACCCGTCGGGCGTGCCGCTGGCCGCGCTGGCGCCGGAGTCGGTCATGGCGGCCGACGCCCTGGTCGATGCCGCACTGTTCGGCCTTGACCAGGGCGAAACCCTGACCCTGCCATCGGTGGCCGATGCCGCGCTGATCGAACAATACGAGACTGCGCGCGTGACACTGTTCGCCAGCGCCCAGACCGGCACCGTCGCCCCGCGCCTGCTGCCTGCTTAA
- a CDS encoding TetR/AcrR family transcriptional regulator, whose translation MMTVMQTKSSKRPGASRKEVTHERIVEVASRAIRRSGYDGTGVADIMKEAGLTHGGFYAHFASRDALLAEAGDRAGADAVALATKVAASAPPGQAVRAIMEAYLSPEHIASIERGCPVSALASEMPRQAPEVRHAATVHIKEMVDLLARQMPDWGQPQAHEQAMALLCSLIGTTMLARAVDDPKLSAALCAATVKQFLPAAE comes from the coding sequence ATGATGACCGTCATGCAAACCAAATCATCCAAACGCCCGGGTGCCAGCCGCAAGGAAGTGACCCACGAACGCATCGTCGAGGTGGCCTCGCGCGCCATCCGCCGCAGCGGCTACGATGGCACGGGCGTGGCCGACATCATGAAGGAGGCCGGCCTCACCCACGGCGGCTTCTACGCCCACTTCGCCTCGCGCGACGCGCTGCTGGCCGAGGCCGGCGACCGCGCGGGCGCCGACGCGGTGGCGCTGGCCACCAAGGTGGCAGCCAGTGCGCCACCGGGCCAGGCGGTCAGGGCCATCATGGAAGCTTACCTGTCGCCCGAACACATCGCCTCCATCGAGCGCGGTTGCCCGGTCTCGGCGCTGGCCTCGGAAATGCCGCGCCAGGCGCCCGAAGTGCGCCACGCGGCCACCGTGCACATCAAGGAGATGGTCGATCTGCTGGCGCGCCAGATGCCGGACTGGGGCCAGCCCCAGGCCCACGAGCAGGCCATGGCGTTGCTGTGTTCCCTGATCGGGACCACCATGCTGGCCCGCGCGGTGGACGATCCCAAGTTGTCGGCAGCGCTGTGCGCGGCCACCGTCAAGCAGTTCTTACCGGCTGCCGAATAA
- a CDS encoding heavy metal sensor histidine kinase, with product MRRWRSSLTVRVTALFMLIVVLAAAGLGAYLYREFVGQIERRDDIQLLGKLRQVQIVLGRPGAVELVSTQPEFFRDTMSGQENSLVRIVAADGAVLAEINAGAERYPLPPMAGTAPDRGAIVGWRGRNGEPGRVVAAAARLGSRDVTVYVARLYAERDAMFAQYRWRIALAAAVSALAAALCAALMLHRGLRPLRRIAAHAALVRPGTLAQRLNAGHAPSELQPLVDALNAMLARLQDGYARLSGFSADLAHEFRTPITNLLGQSQVLLAQPRSAADYEQLIASNIEELERLARMIESMLFLARAGQDDVLLARQPLAALDELRKVADFYEGMAEEQDVRIACLGAAVVHADPALLRRALANLVSNAVRHAQPGSTITLRADQRGHGAELTVANTGAPIAPEHLPHLFDRFYRADPARGNADGSTGLGLAIVSAIMAVHGGTARVAAAGNEARFVLVFP from the coding sequence ATGAGGCGCTGGCGTTCCTCGCTGACGGTGCGGGTGACCGCGCTGTTCATGCTGATCGTGGTGCTGGCAGCGGCCGGCCTGGGCGCCTACCTGTACCGCGAGTTCGTGGGCCAGATCGAGCGCCGCGACGATATCCAGCTGCTGGGCAAGCTGCGCCAGGTGCAGATCGTGCTGGGCCGCCCCGGTGCGGTGGAACTGGTGAGCACGCAACCGGAATTTTTCCGCGACACCATGAGCGGCCAGGAAAATTCGCTGGTGCGCATCGTGGCGGCCGATGGCGCCGTGCTGGCCGAGATCAACGCCGGCGCCGAGCGCTATCCGCTGCCGCCCATGGCCGGCACGGCGCCGGACCGTGGCGCCATCGTCGGCTGGCGCGGCCGCAACGGCGAACCAGGCCGGGTGGTGGCCGCTGCCGCGCGCCTCGGCAGCCGCGATGTTACCGTGTACGTTGCGCGGCTGTACGCCGAGCGCGATGCGATGTTCGCCCAGTACCGCTGGCGCATTGCGCTCGCCGCGGCCGTCAGCGCGCTGGCGGCCGCCCTGTGCGCCGCGCTGATGCTCCATCGCGGCCTGCGGCCGCTGCGGCGCATCGCCGCCCACGCGGCGCTGGTGCGGCCCGGCACGCTGGCGCAGCGGCTCAACGCCGGCCACGCGCCGTCCGAGCTGCAACCGCTGGTCGATGCCTTGAACGCCATGCTGGCGCGCCTGCAGGACGGGTATGCCCGGCTGTCGGGCTTTTCGGCCGACCTGGCGCACGAATTCCGCACGCCGATCACCAATTTGCTGGGGCAAAGCCAGGTGCTGCTGGCGCAGCCGCGCAGCGCGGCCGACTATGAACAGCTGATCGCTTCCAACATCGAGGAACTGGAACGGCTGGCGCGCATGATCGAGAGCATGCTGTTCCTCGCGCGCGCCGGCCAGGACGACGTGCTGCTGGCGCGCCAGCCGCTGGCAGCGCTCGACGAACTGCGCAAGGTGGCCGACTTTTACGAGGGCATGGCCGAGGAACAGGACGTGCGCATCGCCTGCCTGGGCGCGGCGGTGGTGCACGCCGATCCGGCCTTGCTGCGGCGCGCGCTGGCCAACCTGGTGTCGAACGCGGTGCGCCATGCGCAGCCGGGCAGCACGATTACGCTGCGCGCAGACCAGCGCGGCCACGGCGCCGAGCTCACGGTCGCCAATACCGGTGCGCCCATCGCACCCGAACACTTGCCGCACCTGTTCGACCGCTTTTACCGCGCCGATCCCGCGCGCGGCAACGCCGACGGCTCGACCGGGCTGGGACTGGCCATCGTCAGCGCCATCATGGCCGTGCACGGCGGCACGGCGCGGGTGGCAGCCGCTGGCAATGAGGCGCGCTTCGTGCTCGTTTTTCCGTAG
- a CDS encoding heavy metal response regulator transcription factor, with protein MTILIIEDEPKTGDYLLRGLAESGFAVRLARTGRDGLAMAKDGAADLALVVLDVMLPGMDGWQVLAALRADQATAQVPVLFLTARDEVQDRVRGLELGADDYLVKPFAFVELVARIRTLLRRGPAREDDLIRIGDLEIDVLRRRVRRGATTIVLTSQEFALLHLLAQRQGQVLSRSIIASQVWDMNFDSDTNVIEVAVRRLRRKLDDPFPVKLIHTRRGMGYVCDLAPAPAPAPAPDAA; from the coding sequence ATGACGATCCTGATTATCGAAGACGAGCCGAAGACCGGCGACTACCTGCTGCGCGGCCTGGCCGAGTCGGGCTTTGCCGTGCGCCTGGCGCGCACCGGCCGCGACGGGCTGGCCATGGCAAAAGACGGCGCCGCCGACCTGGCGCTGGTGGTGCTCGACGTGATGTTGCCGGGCATGGATGGCTGGCAGGTGCTGGCCGCCTTGCGCGCCGACCAGGCCACGGCGCAGGTGCCGGTGCTGTTTCTCACCGCGCGCGACGAGGTGCAGGACCGCGTGCGCGGGCTGGAGCTGGGCGCCGACGACTACCTGGTCAAACCGTTCGCCTTTGTGGAACTGGTGGCGCGCATCCGCACGCTGCTGCGGCGCGGCCCCGCGCGCGAGGATGACCTGATCCGCATTGGCGACCTCGAAATCGACGTGCTGCGCCGGCGCGTGCGGCGCGGCGCCACCACCATCGTGCTCACCTCCCAGGAGTTCGCGCTGCTGCACCTGCTGGCCCAGCGCCAGGGCCAGGTGCTGTCGCGCTCCATCATCGCCTCGCAGGTATGGGACATGAACTTCGACAGCGACACCAACGTCATCGAAGTGGCGGTGCGCCGGCTGCGGCGCAAGCTCGACGACCCGTTCCCCGTCAAGCTGATCCACACCCGGCGCGGCATGGGCTACGTGTGCGACCTGGCCCCGGCCCCGGCCCCAGCCCCAGCACCGGACGCCGCATGA
- a CDS encoding GlcG/HbpS family heme-binding protein has translation MTSTTALCAAVLATAIAGPCTVAAADLVPQPALTLAAASRLATAAGGACRQLDRTIAVAVLDGGGHLLVLERDPAVGPHNIEAARRKAFTALSTRTATLDLARRAARDADSRNLNTLPELLLLGGGVPLMSAGQPVGAIGVAGGGGAGNDHACALAALAAVPALDQPVTHSRE, from the coding sequence ATGACTTCTACTACTGCACTCTGCGCTGCCGTGCTGGCAACCGCGATCGCCGGCCCCTGCACGGTGGCCGCTGCGGACCTGGTGCCGCAACCGGCGCTCACCCTCGCTGCAGCCAGCCGCCTGGCCACTGCCGCTGGCGGCGCCTGCCGGCAGCTGGACCGCACCATCGCGGTCGCGGTGCTCGACGGCGGCGGCCACCTGCTGGTGCTCGAGCGCGACCCGGCGGTCGGTCCGCACAATATCGAGGCGGCCCGGCGCAAGGCGTTTACCGCACTCTCCACCCGCACCGCCACGCTGGACCTGGCCCGGCGCGCAGCGCGTGACGCCGACAGCCGCAACCTCAACACCTTGCCCGAGCTGCTGCTGCTGGGCGGCGGCGTGCCGCTGATGTCGGCCGGCCAGCCGGTGGGCGCCATCGGCGTGGCCGGTGGCGGCGGCGCCGGCAACGACCATGCGTGCGCACTGGCAGCGCTTGCCGCCGTGCCCGCGCTCGACCAACCAGTTACTCACTCCAGGGAATGA
- the uraH gene encoding hydroxyisourate hydrolase translates to MHQLKNLALFLAFAAACGAAAAAAPARAPNPLSVHVLDLQSGQPTAGIRVTLEQRSGDGSSDWRVLAASVTNAQGRIAALYPDGKTMPAGDYRIVFETGEHFRRAGTPTFFPRIPVEFHTEAGVAHYHIPLLLSPYGYSTYRGN, encoded by the coding sequence ATGCACCAGCTGAAAAACCTCGCACTTTTCCTCGCGTTTGCCGCAGCTTGCGGCGCCGCCGCTGCCGCCGCCCCGGCCCGCGCCCCCAATCCGCTCAGCGTCCACGTGCTGGACCTGCAAAGCGGCCAGCCCACGGCCGGCATCCGCGTCACGCTCGAACAACGCAGTGGCGATGGCAGCAGCGACTGGCGCGTGCTGGCCGCCAGCGTCACCAACGCCCAGGGCCGCATTGCCGCGCTGTACCCGGACGGCAAGACCATGCCGGCCGGCGACTACCGCATCGTGTTCGAGACCGGCGAACATTTCAGGCGCGCAGGCACGCCCACGTTCTTCCCGCGCATTCCGGTGGAGTTCCACACCGAGGCGGGCGTGGCGCACTATCACATTCCGCTCCTGCTCAGCCCTTACGGGTACTCCACCTATCGCGGCAACTAG